Proteins from one Dysgonomonas sp. HDW5A genomic window:
- a CDS encoding family 43 glycosylhydrolase, whose amino-acid sequence MMNKLKIVFLALALVFLAPSGYSQEYKSGPEEKDYIAYLFAYFKGNNVEEEAVCYAISNDGYNYLSLNNNNPVIDSKQISSTGGVRDPHILRGEDGKTFYMVLTDMTSSKGWESNRAMILLKSTDLVNWTSSIINIQQKYTGQEGLKRVWAPQTIYDPAVNKYMVYWSMKHDDGVDIIYYAYANKDFTDLEGEPRILFSPQNNKSCIDGDIINKNGIFHLFYKTEGHGNGIRLAMTDSLASNKWIEQPGYKQQTRDAVEGSSVFKLINSETYILMYDVYMKGKYQFCESKDLDVFKVIDQDISMNFHPRHGSIIPITRRELKVLTDKWGIPEGFEMPSTANNPVLEGYYADPDILYSEKTKKYYIYPTSDGFTGWSGYYFKTFSSDNLKDWKDEGVILDLKKDVSWADRNAWAPCIIEKKVKGKYKYYYYFSAAQKIGVAVADNPTGPFVDSGKALIDFKPEGVKDGQEIDPEVFTDPKTGKSYLYWGNGYMAVAELNEDMVSIKKNTIKVMTPDKTFREAITVFYRNGIYYFLWSEDDTRSENYRVRYATSSSPTGVLTIPENNLILAKDPSKGIYGTGHNSVLQIPGKDEWRIVYHRFSRPNGINMGDAAGYHREVCIDKMEFNSDGSIKPIVPTL is encoded by the coding sequence ATAATGAATAAATTAAAAATAGTATTCTTGGCTTTGGCTCTGGTATTTTTAGCTCCATCAGGCTATAGCCAAGAATATAAATCGGGACCCGAAGAAAAAGACTATATAGCATATCTCTTCGCCTATTTTAAAGGAAACAACGTAGAAGAAGAGGCTGTTTGTTATGCGATAAGTAATGATGGATACAACTATCTGAGCTTAAATAATAACAATCCGGTCATAGATTCCAAACAAATCAGTTCGACAGGTGGAGTACGCGATCCGCATATTCTTCGTGGCGAAGACGGTAAGACTTTCTATATGGTACTTACCGATATGACTTCCTCTAAAGGCTGGGAGTCTAATCGGGCTATGATACTCCTTAAATCGACCGATTTGGTAAACTGGACATCAAGTATTATTAATATCCAACAAAAATACACGGGTCAGGAAGGCTTGAAGCGTGTATGGGCACCGCAAACGATATACGATCCGGCTGTAAATAAATATATGGTGTACTGGTCTATGAAGCACGATGATGGAGTAGACATTATTTATTATGCTTATGCCAACAAAGACTTTACGGACTTAGAAGGCGAACCTCGTATTTTGTTTTCTCCTCAAAATAATAAATCGTGTATTGATGGCGATATAATCAATAAAAACGGTATTTTTCATCTGTTTTATAAAACCGAGGGACATGGCAATGGCATCAGATTGGCCATGACCGATTCGCTTGCTTCCAACAAATGGATAGAGCAACCCGGATACAAGCAACAAACAAGAGATGCTGTAGAAGGTTCAAGTGTTTTCAAACTAATCAATAGTGAAACATACATATTGATGTATGATGTGTATATGAAAGGTAAATACCAATTCTGTGAGAGTAAAGATCTGGATGTATTTAAAGTGATTGATCAGGATATCTCGATGAATTTTCATCCGCGTCATGGGTCGATAATCCCAATCACTCGTCGTGAATTGAAGGTTTTGACTGACAAATGGGGAATTCCTGAAGGTTTTGAAATGCCATCAACTGCAAATAATCCTGTACTCGAAGGGTATTATGCCGACCCTGATATTTTATATTCAGAGAAAACAAAAAAGTATTATATCTACCCGACAAGTGATGGTTTTACAGGCTGGAGTGGTTATTACTTTAAAACATTCTCGTCTGATAATCTCAAAGATTGGAAGGACGAAGGTGTAATTCTCGATCTGAAAAAAGATGTATCGTGGGCAGATCGTAATGCATGGGCACCCTGTATTATTGAAAAGAAGGTAAAAGGTAAGTATAAATATTACTATTATTTTAGTGCCGCTCAAAAAATAGGGGTGGCTGTGGCTGATAATCCTACAGGTCCGTTTGTAGATTCGGGAAAAGCCCTTATCGATTTTAAACCCGAAGGTGTAAAAGACGGACAGGAAATAGACCCCGAAGTATTTACCGATCCTAAAACAGGTAAGAGTTATCTGTATTGGGGCAATGGCTATATGGCAGTTGCGGAACTGAATGAGGATATGGTATCCATAAAAAAGAATACTATAAAAGTGATGACTCCCGATAAAACATTTCGGGAAGCTATAACTGTTTTTTATCGAAACGGTATCTATTATTTCTTATGGTCGGAAGATGATACCCGAAGTGAAAATTATCGGGTGAGGTATGCAACTTCAAGCTCTCCCACCGGAGTTCTTACTATTCCTGAGAACAATCTGATTCTGGCTAAAGACCCTTCGAAAGGAATCTATGGAACAGGGCATAACTCGGTTTTGCAAATACCAGGAAAGGATGAATGGCGTATTGTTTATCATCGTTTCAGTCGCCCAAACGGTATAAATATGGGAGATGCAGCCGGATATCACAGGGAAGTTTGCATCGATAAAATGGAATTTAATTCGGATGGAAGTATAAAGCCCATAGTTCCGACATTGTAG